GAAATCATATACTGCAAGAATATTTTCAGCAGTTAACAAACTACTTCTAACAAGTTGGTTTTTAACACTATTATTTTCTTCCCAAAATACCTCAATATAATTATTGGCAGAACGAACGAATAATAATGAATTTATTTTTATTATCAAATGGTCTTTTTGATACTTGGATTTAAAATGTACTTTTTCTTCAAAAATGGATTTTTTCTTAGTAAGTTTTTCTGTTAATTCATTAGCTTTCTTTAAATAAACCTTTAATAATCTTTCCTGATTTGCTGTTACTATTACGGAAATAGGAACAATACTTATTCCTATTATCTTAAGAATTACATAAAAATTGATTTTGAAAAGGTCAATAATTTGAAAATAAAAAAAATATCCTGTGCCTACTGTAAATAAAATCCAGATATTCCAAAATATTTCTTTCTTGATATTCCATTCCCTGTAAATAAATATTTTTGGTGCAATTGCAGGTAGGAATAAAAGATTGATACTTAATGAAATAAAAGTAACAACACAAAGCCCAATTATTAAATAAATCTTATCGGTATTTTGAAGAGAGGAAAGATCAAAGGGTTGAAAAAGGATGAGAAAAACAAAAATTATCAGGCTTATAACAAAAATAATTTTTGTGTTATGTTTGAAATCATTGTTAAAAGGGTATGGCTTGTTTAAAAAATTGAGCATTTTATTTTTCCCTACTTATTTCTATTCACTAATTGAATTGATAATTATTTTTAGGGCTCAA
The window above is part of the Bacteroidota bacterium genome. Proteins encoded here:
- a CDS encoding LytTR family transcriptional regulator DNA-binding domain-containing protein; the encoded protein is MLNFLNKPYPFNNDFKHNTKIIFVISLIIFVFLILFQPFDLSSLQNTDKIYLIIGLCVVTFISLSINLLFLPAIAPKIFIYREWNIKKEIFWNIWILFTVGTGYFFYFQIIDLFKINFYVILKIIGISIVPISVIVTANQERLLKVYLKKANELTEKLTKKKSIFEEKVHFKSKYQKDHLIIKINSLLFVRSANNYIEVFWEENNSVKNQLVRSSLLTAENILAVYDFITKCHRTSIVNTNHILKIEGDSRGYKLYFKDVDFAIPVSRNYIENLNAII